A stretch of Malania oleifera isolate guangnan ecotype guangnan unplaced genomic scaffold, ASM2987363v1 ctg505, whole genome shotgun sequence DNA encodes these proteins:
- the LOC131147204 gene encoding pentatricopeptide repeat-containing protein At5g38730-like → MTSLFYLNAETHLIQTVCAIAVKGHWNCLLTPRIGSNITSTIMNQQKHFKTAQNLLEKIAYKDFLSSPSVLNALMDTHDDPDRNSQILSWLVIFYVNLKMNQDAIHVFEHMRVKSLKPHLHACTVLLNSLVKERLTDMVWKVYRKMLRVGVVPNIHIFNVLIHACCKSGDVEKAEQVLGDMENKFIVPDLFTYNALISLYCKKGMHYEAFSVQDRMERAGVHCDIVTYNSLIHGFSREGRMREAVRLFKEIKGVSPNHVTYTTLIDGYCRMNDLEEALRLRKVMEDEGLYPGVVTYNAILRKLCEEGRIRDANKLLNEMGERKVNADTVTCNTLINAYCKIGDMISALKVKNKLLEAGLKPDQFTYKALIHGFCKVLEMDSAKEHLFQMLDAGFSPSYCTYSWLVDGYCNQDNEEAVITLLDEFVSRGLCLGLSVYRALIRRFCKKGKVDYAERIFGLMQWKGLSGDSVIYTALACAYFKAGTSMAASDVLDEMAKRRLMITVKIYHSFRDSYAGDNSLLDPFWDHVVERGLMSKNISKHL, encoded by the exons ATGACTAGCTTATTTTATCTAAATGCTGAAACTCATTTAATTCAAACTGTTTGTGCTATTGCGGTGAAGGGACATTGGAATTGTCTCCTGACACCCAGGATTGGGTCTAATATCACCTCAACAATCATGAACCAG CAAAAGCACTTCAAAACAGCACAAAACTTGCTGGAAAAGATTGCATATAAGGATTTTTTATCGTCTCCGTCAGTTTTGAATGCTCTTATGGATACGCATGATGACCCGGATAGGAATTCCCAAATTTTAAGCTGGCTTGTGATCTTCTATGTGAACTTAAAGATGAACCAAGATGCAATCCACGTTTTTGAGCACATGCGGGTGAAGAGCTTGAAACCCCATTTGCATGCTTGCACCGTGCTTTTAAATTCATTGGTGAAGGAGAGATTGACTGATATGGTATGGAAAGTTTATAGGAAGATGCTTCGAGTGGGTGTTGTTCCTAACATCCACATCTTCAACGTGTTGATCCATGCTTGTTGCAAGTCTGGGGATGTGGAGAAGGCAGAACAAGTTTTGGGTGATATGGAGAACAAGTTTATTGTTCCTGATCTTTTCACTTACAATGCATTAATTTCATTGTATTGCAAGAAGGGTATGCACTATGAAGCCTTTTCTGTTCAAGATAGAATGGAAAGAGCAGGAGTGCATTGTGACATTGTAACTTATAATTCCCTTATTCATGGGTTCTCTAGAGAAGGTCGAATGAGAGAAGCTGTAAGGCTATTTAAGGAAATCAAAGGCGTTTCTCCCAACCATGTTACATACACTACTCTAATTGATGGGTATTGTAGAATGAATGACCTTGAAGAAGCATTAAGATTGCGTAAGGTAATGGAGGATGAAGGGTTGTATCCTGGAGTTGTTACTTACAATGCGATCCTTCGTAAATTGTGTGAGGAGGGCAGGATTAGAGATGCAAATAAGCTCTTgaatgaaatgggtgagaggaaGGTTAATGCAGATACTGTCACTTGCAACACATTGATAAATGCTTATTGCAAGATAGGCGATATGATATCTGCAttgaaagtaaaaaataaattattggaAGCTGGGTTGAAGCCAGACCAGTTTACTTACAAGGCATTGATTCATGGTTTCTGCAAAGTTTTGGAGATGGACAGTGCTAAAGAGCACTTATTTCAGATGCTTGATGCAGGATTTTCTCCTAGTTATTGCACATATTCTTGGCTTGTAGATGGTTACTGCAACCAAGATAATGAAGAAGCAGTTATTACACTCCTCGATGAGTTTGTGAGTAGAGGTCTCTGCCTTGGCCTCTCAGTGTATAGGGCACTTATAAGAAGGTTTTGCAAGAAAGGAAAGGTCGATTATGCTGAAAGAATATTTGGTCTTATGCAATGGAAGGGTCTATCAGGAGATAGTGTTATATACACTGCTCTTGCATGTGCTTACTTCAAAGCTGGGACTTCAATGGCTGCTTCAGATGTGTTAGATGAGATGGCTAAGAGGAGATTGATGATAACTGTTAAGATATACCATTCTTTCAGAGATTCTTATGCTGGGGATAACAGCTTGTTAGATCCATTTTGGGATCATGTGGTTGAGAGGGGTTTAATGTCAAAAAATATTTCCAAGCATCTGTAG